A window from Prosthecochloris marina encodes these proteins:
- a CDS encoding class I SAM-dependent methyltransferase, whose product MRKHPQLVEMLPEAILRHGPRRFMDYLAQEKSFDAEHHTETCSLVQKTVYPKGLRNLEHGSGYQAAFTDVIVNSLDKVMHHNKSLQKQSSRLRFVDIGSGKGKALIIAHSYPFETIVGIEYNQDLCGIACRNLSITKCSRAELFCKDVFEYDGFGDDTVYFAFNPFDKQLTEKVAKTVGCYGNVYFIYNNPSYKEVFGGWQLVDRTVGYCPNREVDIYYRQASP is encoded by the coding sequence ATGAGAAAACACCCACAACTTGTTGAAATGTTGCCCGAGGCTATTCTTCGTCACGGGCCTCGCAGGTTTATGGACTATTTGGCTCAGGAGAAAAGCTTTGATGCAGAGCATCACACCGAAACATGCTCGCTTGTGCAGAAAACAGTATATCCGAAAGGGCTGCGGAACCTGGAGCATGGTTCCGGTTATCAAGCGGCGTTTACCGATGTCATTGTAAATTCTCTCGATAAGGTCATGCATCACAACAAGTCGCTTCAAAAACAATCCTCTCGACTACGATTTGTTGATATCGGTAGCGGAAAGGGTAAGGCGCTGATTATCGCGCACTCTTATCCATTTGAGACGATAGTCGGTATAGAATATAATCAGGATTTGTGTGGGATCGCTTGTAGAAATCTCTCCATTACAAAATGTAGCCGGGCAGAGTTATTTTGTAAGGATGTTTTTGAGTATGATGGTTTTGGCGACGATACGGTATATTTTGCATTCAACCCGTTCGATAAACAGCTTACTGAAAAAGTCGCAAAAACAGTTGGGTGCTACGGTAATGTGTATTTTATTTACAACAATCCTTCCTATAAGGAGGTTTTCGGGGGGTGGCAGCTCGTTGACAGAACCGTGGGTTACTGTCCCAATCGGGAGGTAGATATTTATTATCGTCAGGCGAGTCCCTGA
- a CDS encoding ABC transporter ATP-binding protein, with product MGQAALTFEKVNAGYKGRTVLDDLSFQVNEGEFISLIGPNGCGKSTLLKTASAFLKPVKGRVYLFGKDIRSMRQVTRARYIGVVPQKVESPMAFTVGQIVMNGRIAASGFLRGLVEEDFVVIERSMIYTNVLHLKDRYFMELSGGEQQRVILAMVLAQEPRILMLDESIAHLDINHRYEVLRILKRINREKSMTVFLVSHDLGLSSEVADRLILMSEGRIVAEGRPEKVLVPEILDQVYDCELKVQRDPVTGSIHVSGVLENFNGSSKKHKAVHVIAGGGTGIELFRRFSLQGFRITSGVLNEMDSDAEAALALGIDAVFEKPFSAIGEEAFQKASFKAAKADILVVSDVPFGQGNLINLQLAKEAIEAGKKVWIAEGIAERDYTEGKQAVEIVRKLLADGAQAWTSLHDLMKELKGDH from the coding sequence ATGGGACAGGCTGCGTTGACGTTTGAAAAAGTGAATGCCGGATACAAAGGCAGGACGGTGCTCGATGATCTCAGTTTTCAGGTAAACGAGGGCGAATTTATTTCGTTGATCGGACCTAACGGGTGCGGCAAGAGCACGTTGTTGAAAACCGCTTCGGCGTTTCTGAAGCCGGTCAAGGGGCGTGTCTATCTTTTTGGAAAAGATATTCGATCGATGCGCCAGGTGACTCGTGCCAGATATATAGGGGTGGTCCCGCAGAAAGTCGAGTCTCCGATGGCCTTCACTGTAGGTCAGATTGTCATGAACGGTCGTATTGCCGCCTCAGGTTTCCTGAGAGGACTTGTTGAAGAAGACTTTGTGGTTATCGAGCGCTCTATGATCTATACCAATGTGCTTCACCTGAAAGACCGCTATTTCATGGAATTGAGCGGTGGTGAACAGCAGAGGGTCATTCTTGCTATGGTTCTTGCTCAGGAGCCACGTATTCTTATGCTTGACGAGTCGATTGCACATCTTGACATCAATCATCGTTATGAGGTTCTGCGCATTTTAAAAAGAATCAACCGTGAAAAAAGCATGACGGTTTTCCTTGTCAGTCATGATCTGGGTTTGTCGTCGGAAGTCGCTGATCGTTTGATCCTGATGAGTGAAGGGCGCATTGTCGCTGAAGGCAGGCCTGAAAAAGTGCTTGTTCCTGAAATTCTTGATCAGGTGTATGATTGTGAATTGAAAGTTCAAAGAGATCCCGTTACCGGTTCGATACATGTATCCGGTGTTCTCGAGAATTTCAACGGAAGCTCGAAAAAACATAAAGCGGTGCATGTCATTGCCGGAGGAGGGACCGGGATAGAGCTCTTCCGGCGTTTTTCACTGCAAGGGTTCAGGATTACAAGTGGTGTTTTGAACGAAATGGATTCGGATGCTGAAGCGGCTCTTGCCCTCGGTATCGATGCGGTATTCGAAAAGCCTTTTTCCGCCATAGGAGAGGAAGCTTTTCAAAAAGCGTCTTTCAAGGCAGCGAAGGCCGATATCCTTGTTGTGAGTGATGTGCCTTTCGGACAAGGCAATCTGATCAATCTTCAGCTTGCAAAAGAGGCGATCGAGGCAGGAAAAAAGGTGTGGATAGCCGAGGGAATTGCCGAACGCGATTACACCGAGGGAAAGCAGGCCGTCGAAATTGTGAGGAAGCTTCTTGCAGACGGTGCTCAAGCATGGACCAGTCTGCATGACTTGATGAAAGAGTTGAAGGGGGATCACTAA
- the cbiB gene encoding adenosylcobinamide-phosphate synthase CbiB: protein MMSADLELQLLAAFILDLLLGDPRKLPHPVKSIGFLAVNTEALLRKYREISLRVAGILAVVIVVGGTVVVTSGVLWLCFSVHPLFGVAASIVILYFSFAAEDLARHARAVLTALEQEGLQQAREKVGMMVGRDTVAMDKEDVVRATVESVAENTVDGVTAPLFYALLFGPVGAMTYKAINTLDSMFGYKNERYMDFGWASAKLDDIANYLPARLTVPVVGFAAWLMRLDGHAVFRSVVRTARQHASPNAGFSEAAFAGALGVRLGGPRSYGGIRQTLPYLGIVEDDCTIDTLRKTIRLMVLSAFLFLASGVFIRLTVQGSVT, encoded by the coding sequence ATGATGAGTGCAGACCTTGAGCTGCAGCTACTCGCTGCTTTTATCCTTGATCTGTTGTTGGGGGATCCTCGCAAACTGCCTCATCCTGTCAAGTCGATCGGTTTCCTTGCGGTGAATACCGAGGCGTTATTGCGAAAATATCGGGAGATTTCCCTGAGAGTCGCCGGAATTCTTGCCGTAGTGATTGTTGTCGGCGGGACAGTGGTCGTTACCTCTGGGGTGTTATGGCTTTGCTTTTCCGTTCATCCCCTTTTCGGGGTTGCCGCATCGATAGTGATACTGTATTTTTCCTTTGCTGCTGAAGACCTGGCCAGGCATGCCCGTGCAGTCCTGACTGCTCTCGAGCAAGAGGGACTTCAACAGGCAAGAGAAAAAGTAGGAATGATGGTTGGTCGGGATACCGTTGCAATGGACAAGGAGGATGTGGTGCGGGCAACAGTGGAGAGCGTTGCGGAAAATACGGTTGATGGTGTGACCGCCCCTTTGTTTTACGCTTTGCTTTTCGGACCTGTAGGTGCTATGACGTATAAAGCGATTAATACGCTGGATTCGATGTTCGGTTATAAAAACGAACGGTATATGGATTTTGGATGGGCTTCGGCTAAACTGGACGATATCGCCAATTATCTGCCGGCTCGCCTTACAGTTCCGGTCGTTGGTTTTGCGGCATGGCTCATGCGGCTTGACGGGCATGCTGTTTTCCGTTCGGTTGTTCGAACCGCAAGGCAGCATGCAAGTCCAAACGCAGGGTTTTCGGAAGCAGCTTTTGCCGGAGCGCTTGGCGTAAGGCTTGGAGGGCCTCGATCCTATGGCGGTATCAGACAGACGTTGCCGTATCTGGGAATTGTAGAGGATGATTGTACTATCGATACCCTGAGAAAAACCATTAGACTTATGGTGCTGAGCGCTTTTTTGTTTCTTGCTTCGGGAGTTTTTATTCGCCTCACTGTTCAGGGGAGCGTTACATGA
- a CDS encoding response regulator yields the protein MKILIMDDEPLILKLLENYLTMLNHQVASVSNGKKGLELFLQDPEAFDLIITDFKMSGLDGISVIARLKEEGYDVPVVFISGYGMADKKEVTQDLKIVAVLDKPFDLSELNEVLSQVENPENE from the coding sequence ATGAAAATATTGATAATGGATGACGAGCCCCTGATTCTCAAATTGTTGGAAAACTATTTGACAATGCTGAATCATCAAGTGGCCTCGGTTTCGAACGGGAAGAAAGGACTTGAGTTGTTTTTGCAGGATCCTGAAGCATTTGATTTGATCATTACAGATTTCAAGATGTCCGGCCTTGATGGTATTAGCGTTATCGCTCGTCTCAAAGAAGAGGGGTATGACGTTCCGGTGGTGTTCATAAGCGGGTATGGAATGGCCGATAAAAAAGAGGTCACTCAAGATCTGAAAATTGTCGCTGTATTGGACAAGCCATTTGATTTGAGTGAGCTCAATGAGGTCTTGTCACAGGTTGAGAATCCTGAGAACGAATAG
- a CDS encoding L,D-transpeptidase, giving the protein MLIIRTFIMLFLVMGLSTLTDETLAIASSADSPGSEKTAVVPEGFGQVKLDKAESLDKLCNQNLTCETIFMKVNKVDRRHISAGKTVLLPVDIEKASQYTPVPQQLNDSRGEREVRVFLNTQYFGAYENGNLLFWGPISSGRKSNPTWPGEFFVNYKQRHKRSIKYNNAPMPYSINYDGPYFIHQQSLPGHPASRGCVRLLEADAKRLFSWMKVGDSVTVL; this is encoded by the coding sequence ATGCTTATAATTCGAACATTTATAATGCTGTTTCTCGTCATGGGATTGAGCACCCTGACTGACGAAACATTAGCGATAGCCTCATCGGCAGATAGTCCGGGTTCCGAAAAAACAGCAGTTGTGCCGGAAGGTTTCGGTCAAGTAAAGCTCGATAAAGCAGAATCACTTGACAAGCTCTGCAATCAGAATTTGACTTGTGAAACAATTTTCATGAAAGTGAACAAGGTAGACCGCAGACATATTTCTGCAGGAAAAACCGTACTACTTCCGGTAGATATCGAAAAAGCCTCGCAATACACACCTGTTCCACAACAGCTCAATGACAGCCGTGGGGAACGGGAAGTTCGGGTTTTTCTGAATACACAGTATTTCGGAGCTTATGAGAACGGCAACCTGCTTTTCTGGGGACCGATTTCCAGTGGCCGGAAATCCAACCCAACCTGGCCCGGAGAGTTCTTTGTCAACTACAAGCAAAGACATAAACGCTCAATTAAGTATAATAACGCACCGATGCCTTATTCTATCAACTACGACGGCCCGTATTTCATACACCAGCAGTCCCTTCCCGGTCACCCTGCTTCACGCGGTTGCGTTCGACTGCTCGAAGCCGATGCAAAAAGGCTTTTCAGCTGGATGAAAGTAGGCGATTCGGTCACGGTTCTGTAG
- the cbiR gene encoding cobamide remodeling phosphodiesterase CbiR: MNCKKQFPFRVGTTSYIIPDEIIPNIEYLKDKVDDVELVLFESDEISNLPSERDIAKLFAIGERHDLTYSIHLPLDVYLCSSDSAIRERSVEKCRRVVELTEALQPSAYVMHAEAGQGMNVNDFSEEEKVAFADSFRVSLEGLFSAVSVQASEFCVETLNYPLQLLEKVISSFELSITLDIGHLELYGYSVQEHLVRYLPRARVMHMHGIKNGKDHNGLQHMRAETLSLVMQALHDNRDQARVFTMEIFSEDDFNASCAELMKYST; encoded by the coding sequence ATGAATTGTAAAAAGCAGTTTCCTTTCAGAGTTGGTACAACTTCTTATATCATTCCTGATGAGATTATCCCGAATATAGAGTACCTGAAAGACAAGGTCGATGATGTCGAACTGGTTCTGTTCGAGTCGGACGAGATAAGCAATTTGCCATCGGAGCGTGATATTGCAAAGCTCTTTGCCATCGGCGAAAGGCATGATCTAACCTATTCGATCCATTTACCTCTTGATGTCTATCTCTGCAGTTCCGATTCCGCTATTCGTGAACGGTCGGTTGAGAAATGTCGCAGGGTTGTCGAACTGACGGAGGCGTTACAGCCTTCTGCCTATGTTATGCATGCTGAAGCAGGGCAAGGCATGAATGTCAATGATTTTTCTGAAGAGGAGAAAGTGGCGTTTGCAGACAGTTTCCGTGTTTCACTCGAAGGGCTTTTTTCTGCTGTTTCGGTGCAAGCGTCAGAATTTTGCGTCGAAACCCTCAATTATCCACTTCAGCTTCTTGAGAAGGTTATTTCGTCTTTCGAACTTTCCATAACCCTCGATATTGGACATCTTGAACTCTACGGCTATTCTGTTCAGGAGCATCTCGTCCGGTATCTGCCACGAGCACGTGTGATGCATATGCATGGTATAAAAAACGGAAAGGACCATAACGGGCTGCAGCACATGCGAGCTGAAACGCTCAGTCTGGTCATGCAGGCGCTGCATGACAATCGCGATCAGGCAAGGGTTTTTACCATGGAGATTTTTTCAGAAGATGATTTCAATGCTTCATGTGCCGAGTTGATGAAATACAGCACTTGA
- a CDS encoding sensor histidine kinase, with amino-acid sequence MSRLLKGIIIFTILGAVLFPVLSWIDAFELLCKWSRFYENIEIDELFILFPILIFFFAIFLGLQVKEIIYLNQKLQVSNKELKVSQSQLVQSAKLASVGEMIAAIVHEINNPLGVINMAVDVSLILHEQGKYDLIEEHLRAIKEQTKRASVIVNHLLEFGRDAGLEKQEDININEVIDKSFILFNKDLSSKNIEVIQQLSEDLPLVKGNVIELEQVFINLFSNAENALKSSSKKQLTVRSFHYDGFVVVEVEDTGCGIPFDVKSKIFDSFFTTKEKGEGTGLGLSISYKIIQNHKGTISVQSEEGKGTKFIIQIPVLEDT; translated from the coding sequence GTGAGCCGATTATTAAAAGGAATAATAATATTTACAATTCTTGGAGCGGTTTTATTTCCTGTTTTAAGCTGGATAGATGCATTTGAATTGCTTTGTAAGTGGTCGAGATTTTATGAGAATATAGAAATTGATGAACTGTTTATTTTATTTCCTATACTTATTTTCTTTTTTGCAATATTTCTTGGATTGCAGGTTAAGGAAATTATATATTTAAATCAAAAGCTTCAGGTCTCTAACAAGGAATTGAAAGTTTCTCAAAGTCAATTGGTCCAGTCCGCAAAATTAGCATCGGTAGGAGAGATGATTGCGGCAATAGTTCATGAAATCAATAATCCTTTGGGAGTAATTAATATGGCTGTAGATGTTTCATTGATTCTTCATGAACAGGGTAAATACGATCTTATAGAAGAGCATCTCAGGGCAATCAAGGAACAGACAAAACGAGCATCCGTGATTGTCAATCATTTGTTGGAATTCGGCAGAGACGCTGGTTTGGAAAAGCAGGAAGATATTAATATTAATGAGGTTATCGACAAATCTTTTATTCTTTTCAATAAAGATTTATCCAGTAAGAATATTGAAGTAATCCAGCAGCTTTCCGAGGATTTGCCGTTGGTCAAAGGAAATGTGATCGAACTGGAGCAGGTGTTCATCAATTTATTCAGTAATGCTGAAAATGCTTTAAAATCCTCTTCTAAAAAGCAACTTACGGTTCGCTCTTTTCATTATGATGGTTTTGTTGTTGTTGAGGTTGAAGATACAGGATGCGGGATTCCTTTTGACGTGAAATCAAAGATTTTTGATTCGTTTTTTACGACAAAGGAGAAAGGAGAAGGTACAGGGTTGGGTTTGTCGATTTCTTACAAAATCATTCAAAATCATAAAGGAACAATAAGCGTCCAGAGTGAAGAAGGGAAAGGAACAAAATTTATAATTCAAATTCCAGTGCTGGAAGATACATGA
- a CDS encoding FecCD family ABC transporter permease — protein MLGLNTISGARVALFFVFVSLLLGFSLLLGPTGMLWPDLDSPVERAIMSLRFSRLVMGVLVGGALSVSGVIFQAILRNPLAEPYVLGVSGGAGLGATMAILFGAVAAVPLSLPITAFASAVVTLFLVYWIASRGSGGMPSVYSLILSGVIVSAICSSLIMFFVSMASAEGLHNVIWWMLGNLQPPSLNQRLFSALFIGIGIGGAWFLATRLNALTFGREMAHYQGINADAVILGGLLCATLIAATAVSMAGMIGFVGLIVPHVIRAMFGPDHRWLIPLSAVGGGTFLAVCDAFARTVLAPIEVPVGVVTALAGGPFFLLILQRKMKNAWIG, from the coding sequence ATGTTGGGGCTCAATACCATATCGGGAGCGCGTGTTGCTCTTTTTTTTGTTTTCGTTTCGCTTCTCCTTGGGTTTTCACTTCTTCTGGGGCCGACGGGTATGCTATGGCCCGACCTCGATTCCCCGGTAGAACGGGCGATTATGAGTTTACGGTTCAGCCGTCTTGTTATGGGTGTGCTGGTCGGCGGTGCATTGTCCGTTTCGGGAGTGATTTTCCAGGCGATACTGCGCAATCCTCTTGCCGAACCTTATGTGCTCGGAGTAAGTGGCGGGGCGGGACTTGGGGCAACCATGGCCATTCTTTTCGGTGCTGTTGCTGCTGTACCTCTTAGTCTTCCCATAACGGCATTTGCCTCGGCTGTTGTGACTCTTTTTCTTGTCTACTGGATTGCAAGCCGTGGTAGCGGAGGGATGCCTTCGGTTTACAGCCTTATTTTAAGCGGGGTGATTGTCAGCGCTATCTGTTCGAGTTTGATCATGTTTTTTGTTTCCATGGCCAGCGCCGAGGGGCTGCACAATGTCATCTGGTGGATGTTGGGGAACCTTCAGCCGCCGTCTCTCAACCAACGCCTTTTTTCTGCATTGTTTATCGGAATCGGGATTGGAGGGGCATGGTTTCTTGCTACCAGGCTCAATGCCTTGACCTTCGGGAGGGAAATGGCACACTATCAGGGTATCAATGCCGATGCCGTCATCTTGGGGGGGCTGCTTTGTGCGACGTTGATTGCGGCAACGGCGGTTTCGATGGCTGGTATGATTGGGTTTGTGGGTTTGATCGTTCCTCATGTCATCAGGGCGATGTTCGGTCCGGATCATCGCTGGCTTATTCCTCTTTCCGCAGTTGGAGGAGGAACTTTTCTTGCTGTTTGCGATGCTTTTGCCAGAACGGTGCTCGCTCCGATAGAGGTTCCTGTCGGTGTTGTAACGGCTCTGGCCGGAGGGCCTTTTTTTCTGCTGATTCTTCAACGCAAAATGAAAAATGCATGGATAGGTTAG
- a CDS encoding GyrI-like domain-containing protein: MSKFDLVKEYRSYYTSERVPEIMEFGIANYLSIEGKGEPGGKVFIQKLKALYSLAYGIKRLCKERGNDFGVPKLEGLWWFDGERPAFEVPKSEWCWKLLIRMPEFVTGELMLSVQSEVASKKKNDLIREIAFKQFAEGKCIQIMHEGPYANESETIEKLMDFMVDNDLSVNGLHHEIYLSDPGKTEPSKMKTLIRYPVI, encoded by the coding sequence ATGTCCAAGTTTGATCTTGTTAAAGAATACAGGTCGTACTATACGTCAGAGAGAGTTCCTGAAATTATGGAATTCGGTATTGCGAATTATTTGTCGATAGAAGGTAAAGGTGAGCCTGGAGGGAAAGTTTTTATTCAAAAGCTCAAAGCTCTTTACTCACTCGCTTATGGGATCAAGAGACTCTGCAAGGAGCGGGGCAATGATTTCGGAGTTCCAAAGCTTGAAGGTTTGTGGTGGTTTGACGGGGAAAGGCCGGCTTTTGAGGTTCCAAAAAGCGAATGGTGCTGGAAACTGTTGATCAGGATGCCTGAGTTCGTGACAGGAGAACTGATGCTTTCCGTTCAGTCCGAGGTTGCATCGAAGAAGAAAAATGACCTGATTCGAGAGATTGCATTTAAGCAGTTCGCAGAAGGAAAGTGTATACAAATTATGCATGAGGGGCCCTATGCTAACGAGTCGGAAACAATCGAAAAGTTGATGGATTTCATGGTTGACAATGACTTGTCGGTGAATGGGTTACATCATGAAATATATCTTTCCGATCCCGGAAAAACCGAGCCTTCAAAAATGAAGACTCTTATCAGGTACCCGGTGATATGA
- the cobD gene encoding threonine-phosphate decarboxylase CobD, with product MTRDNLYFHKHGGALDCQPGLKSDNLLDFSVNVSPLPPPVAITSLDSCEVSRYPSIDGLGIKDFYVGRFGLDSRTVLPTNGAIEGIYLLPRALNVKKVRVLAPSFFDYERACRISGAEVRYIKLKEEDRFTLPSIDTIAAELQGVDAFFAANPNNPTGTRFPKEVFLALASRFPGKWFIMDEAFIQYVDDFPGATLMREVMALKNVIVVHSLTKFYALPGLRLGAVIAHRDVIDVLLRYKEPWTVNIVAEHVARELLECKDYERDVRAMIASERAKIFKRLKKIPGISLKGYAANFFLARWNGGSSLDHLLEFLKKKGILVRDCRNFPGLKDNYFRFAIRKPDENDRLLEQLLSAREEIETVVR from the coding sequence ATGACTCGAGACAATCTTTATTTCCATAAGCATGGAGGAGCGTTGGATTGCCAGCCCGGTTTGAAAAGTGATAATCTTCTTGATTTCAGTGTTAACGTCAGTCCGTTACCACCACCGGTTGCCATCACTTCTCTCGACTCATGCGAAGTTAGCCGGTATCCTTCGATAGATGGGTTGGGGATAAAAGATTTTTATGTGGGAAGATTTGGGCTGGATAGCCGAACTGTTTTGCCGACAAACGGTGCGATAGAGGGGATTTATCTTCTTCCAAGAGCGCTGAATGTAAAAAAAGTACGGGTGCTTGCTCCGTCATTTTTCGACTATGAAAGAGCTTGCAGGATTTCCGGGGCAGAGGTCCGCTATATAAAACTGAAGGAAGAGGATCGGTTTACATTACCCTCTATCGATACGATTGCAGCGGAACTGCAAGGGGTGGACGCTTTTTTCGCTGCCAATCCGAACAATCCCACCGGGACAAGGTTTCCAAAAGAGGTTTTTCTCGCTCTCGCAAGCCGTTTTCCTGGCAAGTGGTTTATAATGGATGAGGCTTTTATCCAATATGTGGACGATTTCCCCGGAGCGACGCTTATGAGAGAAGTCATGGCTTTGAAGAACGTTATCGTCGTTCACTCTCTCACCAAGTTTTATGCATTGCCAGGCCTGCGCCTTGGCGCGGTCATCGCTCATCGCGATGTTATCGATGTTTTGTTGCGGTACAAGGAGCCCTGGACTGTCAATATCGTTGCGGAGCATGTTGCAAGGGAGTTGCTCGAGTGTAAAGACTATGAGCGTGACGTCCGGGCGATGATTGCGTCCGAGCGGGCGAAAATTTTCAAGAGGCTGAAAAAGATCCCGGGAATTTCTCTGAAAGGATATGCCGCAAACTTTTTTCTCGCTCGATGGAACGGCGGATCGAGCCTTGACCATCTTCTCGAATTTCTGAAGAAAAAGGGAATTCTTGTTCGGGATTGTAGAAATTTTCCAGGTTTGAAGGATAACTATTTTCGTTTTGCAATCCGTAAACCAGACGAAAATGATCGTTTGCTCGAGCAACTACTGTCTGCAAGAGAAGAAATTGAGACGGTTGTGAGATGA
- a CDS encoding cob(I)yrinic acid a,c-diamide adenosyltransferase: MKIYTRTGDEGTTGLFGGARVDKDDSRVECYGTFDEVNSYIGLLRSKLPLGHAWQGRLQEVQVTLMNMMSHLATPTDASRVNVKPLPLDGAEWCEHWIDELEEAAGPSDCFLLPGGTEISALCHVVRTQVRRGERMLVRLMKEATVHPSIPVYVNRLSDLFFALARAEMAGADVEEERWRSFVYRTKKPS, translated from the coding sequence ATGAAAATATATACCAGAACGGGGGACGAGGGGACGACGGGTTTGTTTGGCGGCGCCAGAGTGGATAAGGATGATTCCAGAGTGGAGTGCTACGGCACATTCGACGAAGTGAACTCTTATATCGGGCTGTTGCGTTCGAAACTACCGTTGGGCCATGCGTGGCAGGGGCGTTTACAGGAGGTGCAGGTTACTCTCATGAATATGATGTCTCATCTTGCTACTCCAACAGATGCTTCCAGGGTGAATGTTAAACCGCTTCCTCTTGACGGAGCCGAATGGTGTGAGCACTGGATCGATGAACTGGAAGAGGCGGCCGGGCCTTCGGATTGTTTTCTGTTACCCGGCGGAACGGAAATTTCCGCTCTTTGTCATGTGGTTCGTACACAGGTCCGCCGCGGGGAGCGTATGCTTGTTCGTCTGATGAAAGAGGCAACTGTTCATCCCTCCATTCCGGTTTATGTCAACCGGTTATCCGATCTTTTTTTCGCACTCGCAAGAGCGGAGATGGCCGGAGCGGATGTGGAGGAAGAGCGATGGCGTTCTTTTGTTTACAGGACAAAGAAGCCGTCCTGA